A part of Desulfotomaculum nigrificans DSM 574 genomic DNA contains:
- a CDS encoding 4Fe-4S dicluster domain-containing protein codes for MSEVAAKDNSVRKYDPEFTKRVYQMENGKWVKMCMQCGICPTTCALKEKMDLSPRRIIQLIRAGAKDEVLKANTMWLCTSCYTCACRCPRGVPMMDVMHDLRHLAVENGIKHNSQAMAEVYAKDVFKRGRIWEGGLTLNYGLKIGLGNFVKMALDMQDVGKGMMLHRRLPLLPPKGVKNPGKLREVLNRAAEIAKEGGH; via the coding sequence ATGTCTGAAGTTGCAGCAAAGGATAATTCTGTAAGGAAATACGACCCGGAATTTACCAAAAGAGTTTACCAAATGGAGAACGGGAAATGGGTTAAGATGTGCATGCAGTGTGGGATTTGTCCTACCACTTGTGCCCTTAAAGAAAAAATGGACCTATCTCCCAGACGCATAATCCAATTGATTAGAGCCGGTGCCAAGGACGAGGTGCTCAAGGCCAACACCATGTGGTTATGCACTTCCTGTTATACCTGTGCCTGCCGTTGTCCGCGCGGGGTGCCGATGATGGATGTGATGCACGACCTGAGACACTTGGCAGTGGAAAATGGCATCAAACACAATTCCCAGGCAATGGCTGAAGTGTATGCCAAAGATGTATTCAAACGGGGTCGTATTTGGGAAGGCGGACTTACCCTGAACTATGGTTTAAAAATCGGTTTGGGTAATTTTGTTAAAATGGCTTTAGATATGCAGGATGTTGGTAAAGGCATGATGTTGCACCGGCGCTTACCATTGTTACCTCCTAAAGGTGTTAAAAACCCTGGCAAATTACGCGAGGTGTTAAATCGGGCCGCAGAAATCGCCAAGGAGGGTGGTCACTAG
- a CDS encoding YkgJ family cysteine cluster protein gives MLQPVELYSALGKADQNNFFQELQKIYDSLPQTTCAGCATCCNWGSPPAFFIEYLNMYKYLRDNLKDKWTEFLEKSTEYYYLELVDPKQKCPFLNSDNKCSIYPVRPFTCRSFGLLSKEDFETGDRGLQQLAKKYWEDYGIKIADELVNSELPWCDKVVSDRGSYIPKVDLAGLAVQIAKLDYTFFPQELVDQEGTLLSYPAHLMNTVLGTGARARKIKVMKEFSDFGTKNLLSTFIEKARTFQF, from the coding sequence ATGTTACAACCTGTAGAACTATACTCTGCTCTCGGAAAAGCGGATCAAAACAACTTTTTTCAAGAACTACAAAAAATATATGATAGCCTGCCACAAACCACCTGTGCCGGTTGTGCTACCTGTTGCAATTGGGGCAGCCCACCAGCTTTTTTCATTGAATATTTAAATATGTACAAATACCTGCGGGACAACCTAAAAGACAAATGGACGGAATTTCTGGAAAAGTCAACCGAATACTATTACCTGGAATTAGTAGACCCTAAACAAAAATGCCCCTTTTTAAACAGTGATAATAAATGTTCCATTTATCCGGTACGTCCTTTCACTTGCCGTTCCTTTGGCTTATTATCCAAAGAGGATTTTGAAACCGGTGACCGGGGTCTGCAGCAGCTAGCTAAAAAATATTGGGAAGATTATGGTATCAAAATTGCTGACGAGTTGGTTAATTCTGAGTTACCCTGGTGTGACAAAGTTGTGTCCGACCGCGGGTCTTATATCCCTAAAGTAGATTTGGCCGGTTTAGCCGTCCAAATAGCTAAACTTGACTATACCTTCTTTCCCCAGGAACTGGTGGATCAGGAAGGGACCTTACTCTCTTACCCTGCTCACCTGATGAATACGGTTTTAGGGACTGGGGCCCGCGCCCGTAAAATTAAAGTGATGAAGGAATTTAGTGACTTTGGCACCAAAAACCTGCTCAGCACCTTTATAGAAAAGGCTCGAACTTTCCAATTTTAA
- a CDS encoding YlbF family regulator, protein MAKIDAALDLCVELGKVLAQTDEYKNMKQAEANLLHNEEAQKLMEELQSLQMQIQRKKLAGLDLTEEDKKVMQETEQRALKNPLIKASFEAHEKFQGIMSLVSTKIREGIRGIDQPPADEDEE, encoded by the coding sequence ATGGCGAAAATTGACGCTGCTCTTGATTTGTGTGTAGAACTTGGTAAGGTTTTGGCCCAAACTGACGAATATAAAAATATGAAGCAAGCTGAAGCCAACCTGCTACATAATGAAGAGGCTCAAAAGCTAATGGAGGAACTGCAATCTTTGCAAATGCAGATCCAACGGAAAAAGTTAGCCGGTTTGGATTTAACTGAGGAAGATAAGAAAGTCATGCAAGAAACCGAGCAAAGGGCCCTGAAAAACCCGCTCATCAAGGCTTCCTTTGAGGCCCACGAAAAATTCCAGGGTATCATGAGCTTGGTTAGCACCAAGATTAGGGAAGGAATCCGGGGTATAGATCAACCGCCCGCTGACGAGGACGAAGAATAA
- a CDS encoding response regulator transcription factor, which produces MNGTILIADDDHRIVKIVTHCLEQEGYRVVAAQDGEEAVRMAGALKPDLVILDIMMPKLDGLEACQKIKGAADVPIVILSAKDDLVDKIVGFKMGVDDYQTKPFSPAELALRVKAVLRRSKGVTDRKKGQEILNYPHVYIELATRQVRIWEQEISLTAKEFDLLWLMASHPNQVFSRLQLLEQIWESRYEGDEDTVTVHIRRLRRKIERNPAQPELIKTVWGVGYKFEAPKQ; this is translated from the coding sequence ATGAACGGAACCATATTAATTGCCGATGATGATCATAGGATTGTAAAAATTGTAACTCATTGCCTGGAACAGGAGGGATACCGGGTTGTGGCTGCCCAGGACGGTGAAGAAGCCGTCAGGATGGCCGGTGCCCTGAAGCCTGACCTGGTAATACTGGATATTATGATGCCTAAACTGGATGGGTTGGAGGCCTGTCAAAAAATTAAAGGGGCTGCTGATGTACCTATTGTCATATTGTCCGCTAAGGACGATCTGGTGGATAAAATTGTGGGCTTTAAAATGGGTGTAGATGACTACCAAACCAAACCCTTTAGTCCAGCTGAATTAGCTTTAAGGGTAAAAGCCGTTTTAAGACGCAGCAAAGGTGTCACTGATCGCAAAAAAGGCCAGGAAATATTAAATTACCCCCATGTATATATTGAACTTGCCACCCGCCAGGTGCGTATTTGGGAACAAGAAATAAGTCTGACGGCTAAAGAATTTGATTTACTCTGGTTAATGGCATCCCATCCTAATCAAGTATTTTCTCGCTTACAATTACTGGAACAAATTTGGGAAAGCCGATACGAAGGCGATGAGGATACAGTAACGGTACATATCAGAAGGTTAAGAAGAAAAATCGAGCGGAATCCGGCCCAACCGGAGCTAATAAAAACGGTTTGGGGAGTAGGTTATAAGTTTGAGGCTCCTAAACAGTGA
- a CDS encoding EamA family transporter — translation MVLFLAFFGMLCWGIAPIFGKLGLYQVEPAAVLCLRTLMAATLVLGYLAGTKTFFQLGQIPLGLWFFIGAEAILATLVGDLAYFAALKYGNINNVTLIMSTSPLVTIILSAIFLGESITKFQLVGALMIVGGLICIGLEPG, via the coding sequence ATGGTACTTTTTTTGGCTTTTTTTGGCATGCTGTGTTGGGGAATTGCACCTATTTTTGGTAAGCTGGGTTTATACCAGGTGGAACCTGCTGCCGTACTCTGTTTACGGACTTTGATGGCAGCCACTTTGGTATTAGGGTATCTGGCCGGTACTAAAACCTTCTTTCAACTGGGTCAAATCCCTCTGGGACTTTGGTTCTTTATCGGGGCAGAGGCCATCCTGGCCACCTTGGTGGGAGACTTGGCTTATTTTGCGGCGTTAAAATACGGCAATATCAATAATGTAACACTAATCATGTCTACATCGCCACTGGTTACCATTATTTTAAGCGCTATCTTTTTGGGGGAGAGTATTACTAAATTTCAATTGGTTGGGGCGTTAATGATTGTAGGAGGCCTAATCTGTATTGGATTGGAACCTGGATAA
- a CDS encoding flagellar brake domain-containing protein, with translation MIEGRDVIRAKREVLLEASPQPAMPSVITGVEDNMFWVSLPKEGNQVLVLQEGQKIKIGVSLSRGFYQSETTVLALGKNKDQFYGLAIPKEFSESQERRFVRARHATNVLFKAGSLTAQTALVNFSAGGVMVYLVPQLTKILQSGHKITLTLNIDNLSFEQEVKLSWQKQYANIPFAGFEFVNISPQLQGVLAALSIKYTEGKL, from the coding sequence ATGATTGAGGGAAGGGACGTAATCAGGGCTAAGAGGGAAGTTTTGCTGGAAGCATCCCCTCAACCGGCTATGCCAAGTGTTATTACCGGTGTTGAGGATAATATGTTTTGGGTTAGTCTACCTAAAGAAGGTAATCAGGTTTTAGTACTACAGGAAGGGCAAAAGATAAAAATCGGTGTTTCTTTGAGCAGGGGATTTTATCAATCTGAAACAACCGTGCTGGCCCTGGGTAAAAACAAAGACCAATTTTATGGACTGGCTATACCAAAGGAATTCAGCGAATCCCAGGAAAGAAGGTTTGTCCGGGCCCGCCATGCCACCAATGTTTTATTTAAGGCGGGAAGTCTGACTGCACAAACAGCTCTGGTCAATTTCTCTGCCGGTGGGGTAATGGTTTATTTAGTCCCCCAATTGACTAAAATTCTGCAATCAGGCCACAAAATTACCCTAACCTTAAACATCGATAACCTTTCCTTTGAACAGGAAGTAAAGTTGTCCTGGCAAAAGCAATATGCCAACATCCCCTTTGCCGGTTTTGAATTTGTTAACATATCCCCACAATTACAGGGGGTCCTGGCTGCTTTATCCATTAAATATACGGAGGGCAAATTATAA
- a CDS encoding VanW family protein — translation MKRHPLIILLMITGLLSLGLVYGQPAGNGSLTTPGVETEVKADDIYNQFKGMDKPYQGSLPWEENTKFKATIAKYNAKICMAAYKATLHDPLPGEEYNIALAADLLAGKVVQPGEIFSQNNTIGPYTEQRGYRAGPTYAGTQVTTTIGGGVCKIASLLYNVVTFSNMPVVMRSAHSMTVPYVPPGQDATVYYGVKDFRFLNDTGQPVVIWAQKVGHTLYMALYGSKVPPTVTWHHQVLKRTKYWTEYRQNYSLAPGEERVVMPGMEGLIVRSWVTIKNPDGQVITVPKGLSCYNASPCIIERGPRKVNRQ, via the coding sequence ATGAAAAGACATCCATTAATAATTTTACTGATGATTACCGGCCTACTTAGCCTGGGCCTTGTTTACGGGCAACCGGCAGGTAATGGCTCCTTAACTACGCCCGGGGTTGAAACTGAGGTTAAGGCTGATGATATATATAATCAATTTAAGGGGATGGACAAGCCCTATCAAGGGTCTCTGCCCTGGGAAGAAAACACTAAATTTAAAGCAACCATCGCTAAATATAATGCGAAAATATGTATGGCCGCTTATAAAGCTACTTTGCATGACCCCCTGCCGGGTGAAGAGTATAATATTGCCTTAGCAGCCGACCTATTGGCCGGGAAAGTGGTCCAACCAGGTGAAATATTTTCCCAAAACAATACCATTGGACCATACACTGAGCAGCGGGGTTACCGGGCCGGTCCCACCTATGCGGGTACCCAGGTCACCACCACCATTGGTGGAGGAGTATGTAAAATTGCTTCTTTACTCTATAATGTTGTTACATTTAGTAATATGCCGGTGGTTATGCGCAGTGCCCATTCCATGACCGTTCCCTATGTACCGCCGGGTCAGGATGCCACTGTTTATTATGGGGTTAAGGATTTTCGCTTTTTAAACGACACCGGTCAACCGGTGGTAATTTGGGCCCAGAAGGTTGGCCATACCCTGTATATGGCCCTGTATGGCAGTAAGGTACCACCCACAGTAACCTGGCATCACCAGGTGCTTAAAAGAACAAAATACTGGACGGAGTACCGGCAAAATTATTCTCTGGCCCCCGGAGAAGAGAGGGTGGTCATGCCGGGCATGGAGGGACTGATTGTCAGGTCATGGGTAACCATTAAAAACCCGGACGGTCAGGTTATCACCGTACCCAAAGGATTAAGCTGTTATAATGCCAGTCCCTGTATTATCGAGAGGGGACCCAGAAAAGTAAACAGGCAATAA
- a CDS encoding DUF2512 family protein produces MRKVTTALIIKFVMTFAAAWIAVSLIAGNSWTWALLAGILGTVVNYIVGDRYILPNYGNIVASVADGILGAGLLLLMDLASAALRLNTTSILLFGLIVVVGEYFFHQYLITSGIVEGKKAGT; encoded by the coding sequence ATGAGAAAGGTTACCACTGCCCTGATTATTAAGTTTGTCATGACTTTTGCGGCCGCCTGGATTGCGGTTTCTCTAATTGCCGGTAACTCATGGACCTGGGCACTGCTGGCTGGTATTCTGGGCACAGTGGTCAATTATATTGTGGGCGATCGCTACATTCTGCCTAACTACGGCAATATAGTTGCCTCTGTGGCTGACGGTATCCTTGGTGCGGGGCTGCTTTTGCTGATGGACTTAGCCTCCGCAGCTTTACGGTTGAATACCACATCCATATTGCTCTTTGGTTTAATTGTAGTGGTCGGTGAATACTTCTTCCACCAGTATTTAATTACCTCCGGTATTGTCGAAGGGAAAAAGGCCGGAACTTAG
- a CDS encoding nitroreductase family protein: MTLTEVIQKRYSVRAYKPDPVPNDVLQQVLEAARLAPTAVNKQPFQFIVIHTQGKKEELKRIYRGDFFSEAPIVICACAIPAQAWSRMDKKNYAIVDTIIAMDHLILKATELGLGTCWVAAFNPAAVRDVLGLPEDVEPVVFTPLGYPADTPKAKIRKPLSELVRYEHW; this comes from the coding sequence ATGACATTAACAGAGGTAATCCAAAAAAGATACAGTGTCCGGGCCTATAAACCGGATCCTGTTCCTAATGATGTACTACAGCAGGTACTTGAGGCGGCTCGCCTGGCCCCCACCGCAGTTAACAAACAGCCATTTCAGTTTATTGTCATTCATACCCAGGGTAAAAAGGAAGAGTTAAAGCGTATTTACAGGGGAGACTTTTTTAGTGAGGCACCCATTGTTATTTGTGCCTGTGCTATCCCGGCCCAGGCCTGGTCACGCATGGATAAGAAAAATTATGCTATTGTGGACACTATCATTGCCATGGATCACTTAATTTTAAAAGCCACAGAACTTGGCCTGGGTACCTGCTGGGTAGCAGCTTTTAACCCCGCAGCTGTGCGGGACGTGCTGGGATTACCCGAGGATGTGGAGCCGGTAGTTTTTACACCATTGGGGTATCCGGCAGATACTCCCAAGGCTAAAATACGTAAGCCATTATCCGAACTGGTAAGATATGAGCATTGGTAA
- a CDS encoding amino acid permease, with protein sequence MSEKELKRGLEARHIELIALGGTIGVGLFMGSSSTLKWTGPSIMLAYAIAGIFIFFIMRAMGEMLYVKPTTGSFATFAHEYISPLAGYLTAWSYWFLWVTVGMAEITAVGIYMKFWFPDLPQWIPGLVGIALIGAANLISVKFYGEFEFWFALIKVATIVVMILVGVGLIFFGFGNHGQPLGLQNLYAHNGFFPGGWKGFLFALSLVVAAYQGVELVGITAGEAKNPQQTLTKAIQNIIWRILIFYVGAIFVIVTIYPWDKVGSMGSPFVLTFAKIGITSAASIINFVVLTAAMSGCNSGIYSAGRMLYTLAVNGQAPKFLARVSASGVPANSIMVTLACLLVGVVLNYVGSEKLFVYVYSSSILPGMVPWFVLLISQLRFRKESKDEIKNHPFKMPLSPWTNYVTIVFLLAVLVGMWFNPDTRLSLMVGAIFLALVVVSYYVLNIAEKQMVQSPEVTSEE encoded by the coding sequence ATGTCAGAAAAGGAATTAAAAAGAGGGCTTGAGGCAAGGCATATTGAGCTGATTGCCCTGGGGGGTACCATTGGTGTTGGCCTGTTCATGGGCTCGTCCAGTACACTAAAGTGGACAGGTCCCTCTATTATGCTGGCTTATGCCATAGCGGGTATCTTTATCTTTTTTATCATGCGGGCAATGGGCGAAATGCTTTATGTTAAGCCCACCACCGGTTCTTTTGCCACCTTTGCCCACGAGTATATTAGCCCTCTGGCGGGCTATCTGACTGCCTGGAGTTACTGGTTCCTCTGGGTAACAGTGGGAATGGCGGAGATTACAGCGGTTGGTATTTACATGAAATTCTGGTTTCCCGACCTGCCGCAGTGGATACCGGGCTTAGTGGGGATAGCTTTGATTGGTGCCGCTAACTTGATCTCGGTTAAATTTTACGGTGAATTTGAATTTTGGTTTGCCCTGATTAAAGTAGCCACTATTGTGGTTATGATCCTGGTGGGAGTCGGCCTAATCTTTTTCGGTTTTGGCAACCACGGTCAACCCCTGGGTCTACAAAACCTGTATGCCCACAATGGATTTTTCCCCGGTGGTTGGAAGGGGTTCCTGTTTGCCCTTTCCCTGGTGGTGGCTGCCTACCAGGGGGTAGAACTGGTTGGCATTACAGCCGGTGAAGCCAAAAATCCCCAGCAGACCTTAACCAAAGCCATTCAAAATATTATCTGGCGTATTCTGATCTTTTACGTGGGGGCCATATTTGTTATTGTCACCATTTATCCGTGGGACAAAGTGGGATCAATGGGTAGTCCGTTTGTCTTAACCTTCGCCAAAATTGGCATTACCTCTGCCGCGTCCATTATCAACTTCGTAGTTCTTACAGCGGCAATGTCCGGCTGTAACAGTGGTATTTACAGCGCGGGCAGAATGCTGTACACACTGGCTGTTAACGGCCAGGCGCCGAAATTTTTGGCCCGGGTTTCTGCCAGTGGGGTACCGGCTAACAGTATCATGGTTACCCTGGCCTGCCTGCTGGTGGGAGTGGTATTGAATTATGTCGGCTCGGAGAAATTATTTGTTTATGTTTACAGCTCCAGTATTTTGCCCGGTATGGTTCCCTGGTTTGTTTTGCTGATCAGCCAGCTCAGGTTCAGGAAAGAAAGCAAGGATGAAATTAAAAACCATCCCTTTAAGATGCCTTTATCCCCTTGGACCAATTATGTCACCATTGTTTTTCTGCTGGCTGTGTTGGTGGGCATGTGGTTTAACCCGGATACCAGATTATCCTTAATGGTAGGGGCAATATTCCTGGCTCTGGTAGTGGTAAGCTACTATGTTTTGAATATCGCGGAAAAACAGATGGTACAGTCACCAGAAGTAACATCCGAAGAATAG
- the pglZ gene encoding BREX-3 system phosphatase PglZ, producing the protein MSTWRDVVLLDFQEPVPALSLAADPDHLLLDEVLLSSLKDRQVEFIQYNDPVSFRYLFESRYRQAIAEKNIKLLVQVRDVPLEQLPYDLLQMGRQLTYRLQTIFPKLSPQVVKQLTAQDLDALYAVYGQYQGSTSTAETCAFILHRVYKVAYELIDDETELIKFLLSKHYRQIQYPEIIESYLIEQLQKQKNLTKLPLAEMVKSATFFYQTLQSQWVAYLKTLQEQPAGWKENGQPRGFYSQEKVHPFDHEDVYRLLDNLFIEGYLKPVAGFNSQKLPGWTHVGLVIDPASDDKHRLSSLVANLKEKLPGIGNYRDWLQVMPLYAEVKDLILSIGFNQKDAILMEAQAVESEMDAIFETWLMRNYSSLQNLPYLPKPVMLHQVPHYLASRHHQRVALVVLDGMSYVQWVQIRKYLQGQNFAFTEQGVFAWVPTITSISRQALFTGEMPLYFPHTLGTTRKEEAAWKLFWENHDVFKNYTGYHKSFGQGEGGYQSHAILQQPSIKVIGLVIGTIDNLVHTALQGQRGMYGELKLWLESGYLTGLLNELLDKGFAVYLTSDHGNKESRGIGRIAEGVLAETRGERVRIYRDKMLRDKAAASHSAIPWPGTGLPEDVYVLLAKSGEAFLPAGEVVVSHGGISLEEVVVPFIHVTRQNK; encoded by the coding sequence TTGAGTACATGGCGTGATGTGGTGCTGCTGGACTTTCAAGAACCAGTGCCGGCCCTTTCCCTGGCAGCAGATCCGGATCATTTACTGCTGGATGAAGTTCTTTTGTCTTCCTTAAAGGATAGACAGGTGGAATTCATCCAGTACAATGACCCGGTGTCCTTTCGTTACCTTTTTGAATCCAGGTATCGCCAGGCCATAGCAGAGAAAAATATAAAACTACTGGTGCAGGTAAGGGATGTTCCCTTGGAGCAATTGCCTTATGATCTGCTGCAAATGGGGCGCCAGTTAACCTATCGACTGCAAACGATTTTCCCTAAATTGTCACCCCAGGTAGTAAAACAACTTACGGCCCAAGATTTAGATGCCTTGTATGCTGTCTATGGACAGTATCAAGGCTCTACTTCTACTGCCGAAACCTGTGCTTTCATCCTGCACCGGGTTTATAAAGTGGCCTATGAATTGATTGATGATGAGACAGAGCTGATTAAATTCCTGCTTTCCAAACATTATCGCCAAATACAGTACCCGGAGATCATTGAATCTTACCTTATTGAACAGTTACAGAAACAAAAGAATTTGACCAAGCTACCGCTGGCAGAGATGGTTAAATCCGCCACCTTTTTTTATCAAACCTTACAAAGCCAGTGGGTTGCGTATCTCAAAACCCTGCAAGAACAGCCTGCTGGATGGAAGGAAAATGGCCAGCCCAGGGGCTTTTACAGCCAGGAAAAGGTGCATCCCTTTGACCATGAGGATGTCTATCGTCTACTGGATAACCTGTTTATTGAAGGATACCTAAAACCGGTGGCGGGATTTAACAGCCAAAAGTTACCTGGTTGGACCCACGTGGGACTGGTGATTGATCCTGCCAGTGATGATAAACATCGGCTGTCAAGTTTAGTGGCCAACCTCAAGGAAAAATTACCAGGCATCGGCAATTACCGGGATTGGTTACAGGTGATGCCGCTATATGCGGAAGTAAAGGATTTAATCTTGTCCATTGGTTTTAACCAGAAGGATGCTATCCTGATGGAAGCACAGGCCGTGGAGTCAGAGATGGATGCAATATTTGAGACCTGGCTCATGAGGAACTACAGTAGTTTGCAAAACCTGCCCTATTTGCCTAAGCCGGTGATGCTGCACCAGGTGCCCCATTATTTAGCCTCCAGGCATCATCAAAGGGTGGCACTGGTGGTTTTGGATGGCATGAGTTATGTCCAGTGGGTGCAAATACGTAAGTATTTGCAAGGCCAAAACTTTGCTTTTACCGAACAGGGTGTGTTCGCCTGGGTGCCCACCATCACGTCAATTTCCAGGCAGGCCCTGTTTACCGGCGAAATGCCGTTGTATTTTCCCCATACACTTGGCACCACCAGGAAAGAAGAAGCAGCCTGGAAACTTTTTTGGGAAAACCATGACGTGTTTAAAAACTATACCGGCTACCATAAAAGCTTTGGCCAGGGGGAGGGGGGGTATCAATCCCACGCCATCTTGCAGCAACCTTCCATCAAGGTGATTGGATTAGTGATTGGTACCATTGATAATCTGGTACATACCGCTCTCCAGGGGCAGCGAGGCATGTACGGTGAGCTAAAGCTTTGGCTGGAGAGTGGCTATTTAACAGGCCTTTTGAACGAGTTATTGGACAAGGGCTTTGCGGTGTACCTCACTTCCGATCATGGCAACAAAGAAAGCCGGGGCATTGGCCGTATTGCCGAAGGCGTGTTAGCCGAAACCCGGGGTGAACGGGTAAGGATTTATCGGGATAAAATGCTACGTGATAAGGCGGCTGCCAGTCACTCAGCCATTCCTTGGCCGGGAACAGGTCTGCCGGAGGATGTCTATGTCCTGCTGGCTAAAAGTGGGGAAGCTTTTCTACCAGCAGGTGAGGTGGTAGTCAGCCACGGCGGTATTAGTCTGGAAGAAGTTGTCGTTCCCTTCATTCATGTAACAAGACAGAATAAATGA
- a CDS encoding retropepsin-like aspartic protease family protein produces MNIMLKYGLPFTSVLLTHKGRSLHFDNFLVDTGSASTIIAAEIAVQLGLGPEPLDVIRRIRGVGGTEFVYEKHIDKIQMGSKKLDNLRIQIGDMDYGFDINGILGMDFLTRSKVIIDLETMTLI; encoded by the coding sequence ATGAACATCATGCTAAAATATGGTCTTCCATTTACTTCTGTATTGCTTACTCATAAAGGTAGATCTTTGCATTTTGATAATTTTTTAGTAGATACTGGGTCTGCATCCACAATCATTGCCGCAGAAATTGCCGTACAACTCGGGCTAGGTCCAGAACCTTTAGATGTCATAAGAAGAATTCGGGGTGTGGGTGGAACCGAGTTTGTTTATGAGAAGCACATTGATAAAATACAGATGGGTTCTAAGAAGTTAGACAATCTAAGGATCCAAATTGGTGACATGGATTATGGATTTGATATTAATGGAATCCTGGGGATGGACTTTTTGACAAGGTCGAAAGTAATTATAGATTTGGAAACCATGACATTAATTTAG